The Streptomyces sp. NBC_00162 genome window below encodes:
- a CDS encoding NADP-dependent isocitrate dehydrogenase: MTDSTIIYTHTDEAPALATYSFLPVIQAYASTAGVNVETRDISLAGRIIASFPEHLEESQRIADALAELGELAKTPEANIIKLPNVSASIPQLKAAVAELQGQGYALPDYPDDPKSDEEREIRARYDKIKGSAVNPVLREGNSDRRAPASVKNYAKAHPHRMGAWSSESKTNVATMGENDFRSTEKSAVMAEAGTLRIEHVAADGATTVLRESVPVLAGEVVDASVLHVDALRTFLNDQIERAKAEDVLFSVHLKATMMKVSDPIIFGHVVRAFFPKTFARYGETLAAAGLSPNDGLGTILNGLGALPDGDAIKASFDAEIAEGPALAMVDSDKGITNLHVPSDVIVDASMPAMIRTSGHMWGPDGAEADTLAVLPDSSYAGVYQVVVDDCRAHGAYDPSTMGSVPNVGLMAQKAEEYGSHDKTFEIATAGTVRVVDAAGATVLEQEVAAGDIFRACQTKDAPIQDWVKLAVTRARATGVPAVFWLDEGRAHDAQLIAKVKTYLADHDTEGLTIKILSPVEATAFSLERIRRGEDTISVTGNVLRDYLTDLFPILELGTSAKMLSVVPLMNGGGLFETGAGGSAPKHVQQLVKENYLRWDSLGEFLALAVSFEHLATTTGNARAQVLADTLDRATGSFLNEDKSPSRKLGGIDNRGSHFYLALYWAQELARQTDDAELAASFEALAKTLGEQEQTIVGELIAVQGSPADIGGYYQPDATMAAAIMRPSATFNQALAILG, translated from the coding sequence GTGACTGACTCGACCATCATCTACACGCACACTGACGAGGCCCCGGCCCTCGCGACGTATTCGTTCCTGCCTGTGATCCAGGCATACGCGTCGACGGCCGGTGTGAATGTCGAGACCCGTGACATCTCCCTGGCCGGTCGGATCATCGCCAGCTTCCCCGAGCACCTCGAGGAGAGCCAGCGGATCGCCGACGCCCTCGCCGAGCTGGGCGAGCTGGCGAAGACCCCCGAAGCGAACATCATCAAGCTGCCCAACGTCTCGGCCTCGATCCCGCAGCTCAAGGCCGCGGTCGCCGAGCTCCAGGGCCAGGGCTACGCCCTCCCGGACTACCCGGACGACCCGAAGTCCGACGAGGAGCGCGAAATCCGCGCCCGCTACGACAAGATCAAGGGCAGCGCCGTCAACCCGGTCCTGCGCGAGGGCAACTCCGACCGCCGCGCCCCCGCCTCGGTCAAGAACTACGCCAAGGCCCACCCGCACCGCATGGGCGCCTGGTCCTCCGAGTCGAAGACGAACGTCGCCACCATGGGCGAGAACGACTTCCGCTCCACCGAGAAGTCGGCCGTCATGGCCGAGGCCGGCACGCTCCGCATCGAGCACGTCGCGGCCGACGGCGCCACCACCGTCCTGCGTGAGTCCGTACCCGTCCTCGCGGGCGAGGTCGTGGACGCGTCCGTCCTGCACGTCGACGCGCTGCGCACCTTCCTGAACGACCAGATCGAGCGCGCCAAGGCCGAGGACGTCCTGTTCTCCGTGCACCTCAAGGCCACGATGATGAAGGTCTCCGACCCGATCATCTTCGGCCACGTGGTCCGCGCCTTCTTCCCGAAGACCTTCGCCCGCTACGGCGAGACCCTGGCCGCCGCCGGCCTGTCCCCGAACGACGGCCTCGGCACCATCCTGAACGGCCTGGGCGCCCTGCCCGACGGCGACGCGATCAAGGCCTCCTTCGACGCCGAGATCGCCGAGGGCCCGGCCCTCGCGATGGTCGACTCGGACAAGGGCATCACCAACCTGCACGTGCCGTCCGACGTCATCGTCGACGCCTCGATGCCGGCCATGATCCGCACCTCCGGTCACATGTGGGGCCCGGACGGCGCCGAGGCCGACACCCTCGCCGTCCTCCCGGACAGCAGCTACGCCGGCGTCTACCAGGTCGTCGTCGACGACTGCCGCGCGCACGGCGCGTACGACCCGTCCACGATGGGCTCGGTGCCGAACGTCGGCCTCATGGCCCAGAAGGCCGAGGAGTACGGCAGCCACGACAAGACCTTCGAGATCGCGACCGCGGGCACCGTCCGCGTCGTCGACGCCGCGGGTGCCACGGTCCTGGAGCAGGAGGTCGCCGCCGGTGACATCTTCCGCGCCTGCCAGACCAAGGACGCCCCGATCCAGGACTGGGTCAAGCTCGCCGTCACCCGCGCCCGCGCCACCGGCGTCCCGGCCGTCTTCTGGCTGGACGAGGGCCGCGCGCACGACGCGCAGCTGATCGCCAAGGTGAAGACGTACCTGGCCGACCACGACACCGAGGGTCTGACCATCAAGATCCTCTCCCCGGTCGAGGCCACCGCCTTCTCCCTGGAGCGCATCCGCCGCGGCGAGGACACCATCTCGGTGACCGGCAACGTGCTGCGCGACTACCTGACCGACCTCTTCCCGATCCTGGAGCTGGGCACCAGCGCCAAGATGCTGTCGGTGGTCCCGCTGATGAACGGCGGCGGCCTCTTCGAGACGGGCGCCGGCGGCTCCGCCCCGAAGCACGTCCAGCAGCTGGTCAAGGAGAACTACCTGCGCTGGGACTCGCTCGGCGAGTTCCTCGCGCTGGCCGTCTCCTTCGAGCACCTCGCCACCACCACCGGCAACGCCCGCGCCCAGGTGCTGGCCGACACCCTGGACCGCGCGACCGGCAGCTTCCTCAACGAGGACAAGTCGCCGAGCCGCAAGCTGGGCGGCATCGACAACCGCGGCAGCCACTTCTACCTCGCCCTGTACTGGGCGCAGGAGCTGGCCAGGCAGACCGACGACGCCGAGCTCGCCGCCTCCTTCGAGGCGCTCGCCAAGACGCTGGGCGAGCAGGAGCAGACCATCGTCGGCGAGCTCATCGCGGTGCAGGGCTCCCCGGCCGACATCGGCGGGTACTACCAGCCCGACGCCACCATGGCCGCGGCGATCATGCGCCCGTCCGCGACCTTCAACCAGGCGCTGGCCATCCTCGGCTGA
- a CDS encoding DUF805 domain-containing protein — protein sequence MNHYTDVLKKYADFSGRARRQEYWMFSLIQSAIIIALVILDFVLGTLPLLTVIYTLGTFLPSLAVLVRRLHDLGKSGWWYFITFVPVIGGIWLLVLTATAGQPQPNEYGADPKAYAA from the coding sequence GTGAACCACTACACCGACGTTCTGAAGAAGTACGCAGACTTCTCCGGCCGCGCCCGCCGCCAGGAGTACTGGATGTTCTCCCTCATCCAGTCGGCCATCATCATCGCCCTGGTGATCCTCGACTTCGTGCTGGGCACGCTGCCGCTGCTCACCGTCATCTACACGCTCGGCACCTTCCTGCCGAGCCTGGCGGTCCTCGTCCGCCGCCTGCACGACCTCGGCAAGTCCGGCTGGTGGTACTTCATCACCTTCGTCCCGGTCATCGGCGGCATCTGGCTGCTCGTCCTGACGGCCACCGCGGGTCAGCCGCAGCCGAACGAGTACGGCGCGGACCCGAAGGCCTACGCCGCCTGA
- a CDS encoding chitosanase, producing the protein MFTPHRKTLVIGALLGSALLAVPVAAQATAVDTGATSAKVQAAAAVGLDDPAKKEIAMKIVSSAENSSLDWKAQYKYIEDIGDERGYTAGIIGFCSGTGDMLDLVEYYTQVKPGNVLAKYLPALREVDGTDSHAGLDPNFTRDWAKAAQDAEFRKAQDHERDRVYFNPAVKQGKSDGVGTLGQFMYYDAIVMHGDGGDSTSFRNIRKRALSKAKPPAQGGSETAWLNAFLDARVWAMKQEEAHSDTSRVDTAQRVFLKKGNLNLNTPLDWKVYGDSFHIG; encoded by the coding sequence GTGTTCACCCCCCATCGCAAGACACTGGTGATCGGCGCCCTGCTCGGCAGCGCGCTCCTCGCCGTTCCGGTAGCGGCTCAGGCCACCGCCGTCGACACCGGCGCCACCTCCGCGAAGGTGCAGGCGGCGGCCGCCGTCGGGCTCGACGATCCGGCGAAGAAGGAAATCGCCATGAAGATCGTCTCCAGCGCGGAGAACTCCTCGCTGGACTGGAAGGCGCAGTACAAGTACATCGAGGACATAGGTGACGAGCGCGGCTACACGGCCGGCATCATCGGCTTCTGTTCCGGTACCGGCGACATGCTCGACCTCGTCGAGTACTACACCCAGGTCAAGCCGGGCAACGTCCTCGCGAAGTACCTCCCCGCCCTGCGCGAGGTCGACGGCACCGACTCGCACGCCGGCCTCGACCCCAACTTCACCAGGGACTGGGCGAAGGCGGCCCAGGACGCCGAGTTCAGGAAGGCCCAGGACCACGAGCGCGACCGGGTCTACTTCAACCCGGCGGTCAAGCAGGGCAAGTCCGACGGGGTCGGCACCCTCGGCCAGTTCATGTACTACGACGCCATCGTCATGCACGGCGACGGAGGCGACTCCACCAGCTTCCGCAACATCCGCAAGCGCGCCCTGTCCAAGGCCAAGCCCCCGGCCCAGGGCGGCAGCGAGACCGCGTGGCTCAATGCCTTCCTCGACGCCCGGGTCTGGGCGATGAAGCAGGAGGAGGCGCACAGCGACACCAGCCGCGTCGACACCGCGCAGAGGGTCTTCCTGAAGAAGGGCAACCTGAACCTCAACACCCCCCTGGACTGGAAGGTGTACGGGGACTCCTTCCACATCGGCTGA
- the corA gene encoding magnesium/cobalt transporter CorA — protein MFSNLRRVVRRSYRRAVDLSHPARSPLGSAVVNCVVYQDGVRQDGCAEVEEALRRVRKAGCGFVWIGLHEPSESELAGLAELFGLHPLAVEDAVNAHQRPKVERYDSTLFSVFKTVRYVEHEELTSTSEVVETGELMAFTGEDFVITIRHGGRGTLGPVREELEASPEQLAKGPAAVLHAMADHVVDDYVAVTDAVQNDIDAVETAVFSEAGGRGDAGRIYQLKRELLELRRAVAPLSRPLEQLATQPIPVIPPEIRAYFRDVADHLTRATEQIGAYDNLLDSILQAHLAQVTVAQNEDMRKITAWAAIVAVPTMVCGVYGMNFDHMPELRWTYGYPLVLGVMAVACFVIHRGFRRNGWL, from the coding sequence ATGTTCAGCAACCTCCGCCGGGTCGTGCGCCGCAGCTACCGGCGGGCCGTCGACCTCAGTCACCCGGCCCGTTCCCCGCTCGGCAGCGCCGTGGTCAACTGCGTGGTCTACCAGGACGGCGTGCGCCAGGACGGCTGCGCGGAGGTGGAGGAGGCGCTGCGCCGGGTCCGCAAGGCGGGCTGCGGCTTCGTCTGGATCGGCCTGCACGAACCGTCGGAGTCGGAGCTCGCCGGGCTCGCCGAGCTGTTCGGCCTGCACCCGCTCGCCGTCGAGGACGCGGTGAACGCGCACCAGCGCCCCAAGGTGGAGCGGTACGACAGCACGCTGTTCTCCGTCTTCAAGACCGTGCGCTACGTCGAGCACGAGGAACTGACCTCGACGAGTGAGGTGGTGGAGACGGGTGAGCTGATGGCCTTCACCGGCGAGGACTTCGTCATCACCATCCGGCACGGCGGCCGCGGCACGCTCGGCCCGGTCCGCGAGGAGCTGGAGGCGTCCCCGGAGCAGCTGGCCAAGGGCCCGGCGGCCGTTCTGCACGCCATGGCCGACCACGTGGTCGACGACTACGTGGCCGTCACGGACGCGGTGCAGAACGACATAGACGCCGTCGAGACCGCGGTGTTCAGCGAGGCGGGCGGGCGCGGCGACGCCGGCCGGATCTACCAGCTCAAGCGCGAACTCCTCGAGCTCCGGCGGGCGGTGGCGCCGCTGAGCCGTCCGCTCGAGCAGCTGGCGACCCAGCCGATACCGGTGATCCCGCCGGAGATCCGCGCGTACTTCCGGGACGTGGCCGACCACCTGACCCGGGCCACCGAGCAGATCGGCGCCTACGACAACCTGCTCGACTCGATCCTCCAGGCGCACCTGGCGCAGGTGACCGTCGCGCAGAACGAGGACATGCGCAAGATCACGGCGTGGGCGGCGATCGTCGCCGTGCCGACCATGGTCTGCGGGGTCTACGGCATGAACTTCGACCACATGCCCGAGCTGCGCTGGACGTACGGGTACCCGCTCGTGCTCGGTGTCATGGCGGTCGCCTGCTTCGTCATCCACCGGGGCTTCCGGCGCAACGGCTGGCTCTGA
- a CDS encoding TOBE domain-containing protein, which yields MESYTIGQAARLLGVSVDTARRWADAERFPTRRDGTRRMVDGPDLAAFCVAVAQESGDGEEAPYTSARNAFPGIVTGVRLGTVDAQVEIQAGPHRIVSLLTREAVEELGLEVGARATARVKSTSVFIDRT from the coding sequence ATGGAGTCCTACACGATCGGCCAGGCGGCGCGGCTGCTCGGCGTGAGCGTCGACACGGCGCGGCGCTGGGCGGACGCCGAGCGGTTCCCCACGCGCCGGGACGGCACGCGGCGCATGGTCGACGGGCCGGACCTGGCCGCGTTCTGCGTGGCGGTCGCGCAGGAGAGCGGCGACGGCGAGGAGGCCCCGTACACCTCGGCGCGCAACGCCTTCCCGGGGATCGTCACCGGGGTGCGGCTGGGCACGGTCGACGCGCAGGTGGAGATCCAGGCCGGGCCGCACCGCATCGTGTCGCTGCTCACGCGGGAGGCGGTGGAGGAGCTCGGACTGGAGGTGGGTGCGCGGGCCACGGCGCGGGTGAAGTCGACCAGCGTGTTCATCGACCGGACCTGA
- a CDS encoding LysR family transcriptional regulator ArgP encodes MDELPLDQVRTLLAVVDEGTFDAAAAALHVTPSAVSQRVKALEQRTGRVLLMRTKPVRATDSGEVVIRFARQLARLERDARAELGMAEGMGPVRLPIAVNADSLATWFLPVLSRVPQDPPVCVELHREDESHTTALLREGQVMAAVTSSPDPVAGCSVRMLGLARYLPVASPDFVARHLTGALERDLRRAPTIVFDRKDELQDVFVRSLTGARGGSRAGSQAGSGAGPVRHLVPTSEGFRDAVVAGLGWGLVPEQQARPLVRTGRLVLLAPRRPMDVPLYWQQWKLDSPALSLVARLVADAAGEALRKPPAGTP; translated from the coding sequence ATGGACGAACTTCCCCTTGACCAGGTACGGACCCTGCTGGCCGTGGTGGACGAGGGCACCTTCGACGCGGCGGCGGCCGCCCTGCACGTGACGCCGTCCGCGGTCAGCCAGCGGGTCAAGGCCCTGGAACAGCGGACCGGGCGGGTACTGCTGATGCGGACGAAGCCGGTGCGGGCGACGGACTCCGGGGAGGTGGTGATCCGCTTCGCCCGGCAGCTGGCCCGGCTGGAGCGGGACGCGCGGGCCGAGCTGGGGATGGCCGAGGGGATGGGCCCGGTGCGGCTGCCGATCGCGGTGAACGCCGACTCGCTCGCGACCTGGTTCCTGCCGGTGCTGAGCCGGGTGCCGCAGGACCCGCCGGTCTGTGTCGAGTTGCACCGCGAGGACGAGTCGCACACGACCGCGCTGCTGCGGGAGGGCCAGGTGATGGCGGCGGTGACCTCCTCGCCGGACCCGGTGGCCGGGTGCAGCGTACGGATGCTGGGGCTGGCGCGGTACCTGCCGGTGGCGAGCCCGGACTTCGTGGCCCGGCATCTCACGGGGGCGCTGGAGCGGGATCTGCGGCGGGCGCCGACGATCGTCTTCGACCGCAAGGACGAACTCCAGGACGTCTTCGTACGGTCGCTGACGGGGGCGCGGGGCGGGTCACGGGCGGGTTCCCAGGCAGGGTCCGGGGCGGGGCCGGTGCGGCACCTCGTACCGACATCGGAGGGCTTCCGCGACGCGGTGGTCGCGGGGCTGGGGTGGGGGCTGGTGCCGGAGCAGCAGGCCAGGCCCCTGGTGCGCACGGGCCGGCTGGTGCTGCTCGCGCCGCGCCGGCCCATGGACGTGCCCCTGTACTGGCAGCAGTGGAAGCTGGACTCGCCGGCGCTCTCGCTGGTGGCGCGGCTGGTCGCGGATGCGGCCGGGGAGGCGCTCCGCAAGCCTCCGGCGGGCACGCCATAA
- a CDS encoding LysE/ArgO family amino acid transporter: MTHGIITAALAGFGTGLSLIVAIGAQNAFVLRQGARRHAVLAVVAICAVSDALLIALGVAGVGAFVTAWPAALTVVGLAGGGFLICYGVLAARRVLRPVPGAALSAEGAATGSGRRAVLTCLAMTWLNPHVYLDTVLLLGSLAADRGDLRWAFGIGAVLASLTWFGTLGYGARLLSGLLARPAAWRVLDGLVAATMVTMGGLLLARA; this comes from the coding sequence ATGACACACGGCATCATCACGGCGGCCCTCGCAGGTTTCGGCACCGGACTCTCCCTCATCGTCGCCATCGGCGCCCAGAACGCCTTCGTCCTGCGCCAGGGCGCGCGCCGCCACGCGGTCCTCGCCGTGGTCGCCATCTGTGCCGTGTCCGACGCGCTCCTGATCGCCCTCGGCGTCGCCGGAGTCGGTGCCTTCGTCACCGCCTGGCCCGCCGCCCTGACGGTGGTCGGGCTGGCCGGGGGCGGGTTCCTGATCTGCTACGGGGTCCTCGCCGCCCGCCGGGTGCTGCGCCCCGTACCGGGCGCCGCCCTCAGCGCGGAGGGGGCCGCCACCGGGTCCGGCCGCCGGGCCGTACTGACCTGCCTGGCCATGACCTGGCTCAACCCGCACGTCTACCTGGACACCGTCCTGCTCCTCGGCTCCCTCGCCGCCGACCGGGGCGACCTGCGCTGGGCCTTCGGCATCGGAGCCGTTCTGGCCAGCCTGACCTGGTTCGGGACCCTGGGCTACGGCGCCCGACTGCTGAGCGGACTGCTGGCCCGCCCCGCCGCGTGGCGGGTGCTGGACGGCCTGGTCGCGGCGACCATGGTGACGATGGGCGGACTGCTGCTGGCCCGCGCCTGA
- a CDS encoding NUDIX domain-containing protein, with protein sequence MPDRPSPDAVRAYYAAQPSPLVAATGIVMDTHGRVLVLTTSYKADLELPGGTVEGTETPEEGLARELKEELDLSLPVGRLLAVDSRPPGELGRSLVVHVHLVGPLRPEEAAAISFPDGEISEARWLPPEEACAALPARIAPRLRAALAALHTGSLAHLADGVPQPGSPAGLDPADRNALEHAGALDAAGHRASRPKATTAAGVLFTDSGGRILLVRPAYGNTHRWQLPGGGIDSDLGETPRAAARREVREEIGLDLAPGRLLAVDWSHKPGRLARVRFLYDGGVLDAPALARIRLDPTELLAWRTATRAELRDLVKPSLRRRIKAALTARTTHTGPLELHAGRPADG encoded by the coding sequence GTGCCCGACCGCCCCTCCCCCGACGCGGTGCGGGCGTACTACGCCGCCCAGCCCTCCCCGCTCGTGGCCGCCACCGGGATCGTCATGGACACGCACGGGCGGGTCCTCGTACTGACCACCTCGTACAAGGCGGATCTGGAGCTCCCGGGCGGCACCGTCGAGGGCACCGAGACCCCGGAGGAAGGCCTGGCGCGCGAGCTGAAGGAGGAGCTGGACCTCAGCCTGCCGGTCGGCCGGCTGCTCGCTGTGGACTCCCGGCCGCCCGGCGAGCTCGGCCGCTCCCTGGTCGTGCACGTCCACCTCGTCGGCCCGCTGCGGCCGGAGGAGGCCGCCGCGATCTCCTTCCCGGACGGCGAGATCAGCGAGGCGCGCTGGCTCCCTCCGGAGGAGGCCTGCGCGGCCCTGCCCGCCCGGATCGCACCCCGGCTGCGCGCCGCCCTGGCCGCCCTGCACACCGGCTCCCTGGCCCACCTGGCCGACGGCGTGCCCCAGCCCGGCTCTCCCGCGGGCCTGGACCCGGCCGACCGCAACGCCCTGGAACACGCGGGCGCCCTCGACGCCGCCGGTCACCGCGCCAGCCGTCCCAAGGCCACGACCGCGGCGGGCGTGCTGTTCACCGACTCCGGCGGCCGGATCCTGCTGGTGCGCCCCGCGTACGGAAACACCCACCGCTGGCAGCTGCCCGGCGGCGGCATCGACAGCGACCTCGGCGAGACCCCGCGCGCCGCCGCCCGGCGGGAGGTCCGCGAGGAGATCGGCCTCGACCTCGCCCCCGGACGCCTCCTGGCCGTCGACTGGTCCCACAAACCGGGCCGCCTGGCCCGCGTCCGCTTCCTCTACGACGGCGGCGTCCTCGACGCACCCGCCCTGGCCCGCATCCGCCTGGACCCCACCGAACTCCTCGCCTGGCGCACGGCCACCCGCGCGGAACTCCGCGACCTGGTCAAACCCTCCCTCCGCCGCCGCATCAAGGCCGCCCTCACCGCCCGCACCACGCACACGGGCCCCCTGGAACTCCACGCGGGCCGCCCCGCCGACGGGTGA